One window of the Babesia bovis T2Bo chromosome 2, whole genome shotgun sequence genome contains the following:
- a CDS encoding putative vesicle-associated membrane protein, protein MVQLLRITPEEVIEFPLVLYTPLNANLKLENISDESVAFKIKTTAPKGYLVRPSTGVIKAGEHQSVQIILQPLTEAPRAVNDRFLVQSVNYASEEPVPKDLWSSVDKSQVGEHRLSVSLVKDPGLNIQSGNSPHGIPPRIAARLFTPQSANVDLPELRQKYDELVQYCLSVEKLKAQIIRENEQLRQRLNLGQADSVGSKLSIEFWYIPIIIIFMAVVAKYMGHI, encoded by the exons ATGGTACAATTGCTACGCATCACACCCGAGGAGGTGATTGAGTTCCCTCTCGTCCTTTACACCCCGCTCAACGCCAACCTCAAGCTTGAAAACATCAGTGATGAAAGCGTGGCGTTCAAAATCAAGACCACTGCTCCCAAGGGCTACCTAGTGAGACCAAGCACAGGTGTCATCAAGGCTGGAGAACACCAATCTGTACAAATCATCCTTCAGCCTCTTACCGAGGCGCCTAGAGCTGTAAACGATCGTTTCCTCGTGCAGTCAGTAAATTACGCTAGCGAGGAACCTGTACCTAAGGATTTGTGGTCAAGTGTTGACAAGTCCCAAGTTGGTGAACACCGTTTGAGTGTGTCCCTGGTCAAAGATCCGGGGCTTAACATTCAATCTGGTAACTCTCCACATGGAATTCCGCCTCGTATAGCCGCTCGTTTATTTACACCTCAGAGCGCAAATGTTGACCTACCag AACTTCGCCAGAAGTATGACGAACTTGTACAGTACTGTCTTTCTGTGGAAAAGCTAAAGGCACAGATTATAAGGGAAAACGAGCAATTAAGACAAAGACTTAACCTAGGTCAAGCCGATAGTGTAGGATCCAAACTCTCAATTGAGTTCTGGTACATCCCAATtattatcattttcatgGCTGTAGTGGCCAAATACATGGGACACATCTAA
- a CDS encoding LNS2 (Lipin/Ned1/Smp2) family protein: MWEKLYSSVVNVLDFNQATLSGCVDIICVRHKEVVADGGVAASTSSSNSTSELKDNERWVYRSTPFHVRFGKAKLLKSREKTVSIYVNGELSNLTMKLGAAGEAFFDEETTTDGDDGPLIAHQLSEISAYSEGEDVGQTLMDYGYYACSNSRYKMRTDVNEVSVPASAENAHGSDVESGKLTDRTTPKSDRSAAPPSKYQSACSTQEGAPPRFDDTRYSREASRVSDDGYQLGWRGLSMTEESASADPDDQILQFSLCGHLLTSQDEALNEQFFSANIVDWERLNSDPSLWYHASLVARFDNRPPYYPSKIALPLLASWIVFKRPLSGDAIASLLRTTVVATSMSPAPSLRIASPDMPKSNMASLLASSHGVRRYRVSIRPTSDQLASLNLQMGVNRITFTVNSSLQGTKSVHARLYMWPSDARIVISDVDGTITKSDALGHIMPILGKDWSHTGVAELFTKIRSHGYHVVYLTARAIGQADYTREYLFGLTQNKKSKLPQGPLFLSPDRLLPSFKREVISRSAYMFKIPALRDIRNLFPPGHNPFYAGFGNNESDHRAYVSVGVPENRVFIINSSGIIRHVNSTDARTYQGMSDISELMFPPCHNDVQYGSDDERGA, encoded by the coding sequence ATGTGGGAGAAGCTGTATAGCAGTGTTGTCAACGTCTTGGATTTCAACCAAGCTACGCTTTCCGGTTGTGTTGATATCATATGTGTGCGTCACAAGGAGGTGGTCGCTGATGGCGGGGTTGCGGCATCTACTTCGTCATCCAACTCCACATCGGAGTTAAAGGACAATGAACGCTGGGTATACAGGTCCACGCCATTCCACGTCCGTTTTGGTAAAGCCAAGTTGTTAAAATCCCGTGAGAAGACTGTGTCCATCTATGTCAATGGAGAATTGTCGAATTTAACAATGAAGCTTGGAGCTGCCGGCGAGGCATTTTTTGATGAGGAGACTACTACTGATGGTGATGACGGACCTTTGATAGCTCACCAATTAAGTGAGATCTCAGCTTACAGTGAAGGTGAGGATGTAGGTCAGACGTTGATGGACTATGGCTACTATGCGTGTAGTAACAGTCGCTACAAAATGCGCACTGATGTGAATGAAGTTAGCGTTCCGGCTTCGGCGGAGAATGCTCACGGTAGCGACGTAGAGTCTGGAAAACTGACTGATCGCACTACTCCCAAATCAGATCGCAGTGCAGCTCCTCCTAGCAAATACCAGTCGGCATGCTCCACTCAGGAGGGTGCTCCACCCAGGTTTGATGACACTCGATATTCTCGTGAGGCTTCTAGGGTATCTGACGACGGATATCAGCTTGGTTGGCGTGGTCTATCGATGACAGAGGAATCTGCATCTGCTGATCCTGATGACCAGATTCTACAATTCAGTTTATGTGGTCACTTGTTAACTTCTCAGGACGAAGCTTTGAATGAGCAGTTTTTTTCTGCAAACATAGTTGATTGGGAAAGGTTGAATTCAGACCCTTCTTTGTGGTATCATGCATCTCTAGTCGCACGATTTGATAACCGCCCGCCTTATTACCCATCTAAAATCGCCCTTCCATTGCTGGCATCCTGGATTGTTTTCAAAAGGCCGTTATCTGGTGATGCCATTGCATCTTTACTACGTACTACGGTGGTTGCTACCAGCATGTCGCCTGCTCCCTCGTTGCGCATCGCATCTCCCGATATGCCAAAGAGTAACATGGCATCTCTCTTGGCAAGTTCGCATGGTGTTCGCAGGTACCGTGTTTCTATCCGACCTACATCCGATCAGTTGGCATCTTTGAACTTGCAGATGGGTGTCAACAGGATCACGTTTACAGTTAATTCATCACTCCAGGGCACCAAAAGTGTCCATGCTCGTCTTTATATGTGGCCTTCCGACGCTCGTATTGTAATATCGGACGTTGACGGGACGATAACTAAATCCGATGCACTAGGGCACATCATGCCTATCCTGGGAAAGGACTGGTCACACACCGGTGTAGCTGAGTTATTTACTAAAATCCGCTCTCATGGTTATCACGTTGTATACCTAACCGCGCGTGCCATAGGCCAAGCTGACTACACTCGTGAATATTTATTCGGTTTAACACAGAATAAGAAGTCTAAATTGCCCCAAGGGCCATTGTTTCTTTCACCGGATCGGCTGCTACCATCATTCAAGCGTGAGGTCATCAGCCGCAGTGCATACATGTTCAAAATACCTGCTTTAAGGGACATTCGCAATTTATTTCCCCCTGGGCATAACCCATTCTACGCAGGATTCGGTAATAACGAATCGGATCATCGGGCATACGTATCGGTTGGTGTACCTGAGAACCGTGTATTTATAATCAATTCAAGTGGTATAATCCGTCATGTAAATTCCACCGATGCGCGAACATATCAGGGAATGAGTGACATTTCTGAGTTGATGTTTCCACCGTGTCACAATGATGTACAATATGGATCCGATGATGAACGAGGTGCATAG
- a CDS encoding polynucleotide 5'-hydroxyl-kinase family protein: MQGTMYHLNPAEVRRRRATFRLDKETLERRIDPAVVDTSVSAEVYTDIIALYPGECLTLHRGFHFRVLRGAVELNGHVYSPRKTSYTKVLIPPWVPPERMVALCSGDHGSPKWKHRECAQCLRIVTENFIGGGCCSTRSRVNEDGTLMEKHFGFPNPIGGYITDQTGLYREAVDYYDNERKASRKTTLISFIKHTSAFGSIATSSIFTYKGLMKIIVPQLIYAARSLLQVCTKGDRPPVLMLHGDKSAGKSTAIAFIVNYLLNFVKTVALLDTDVGQPIFGAPGTISLKFIDQPINGQPHALVGGSRPDVSYLLGDVKVTKPSMLLRHVYHCFEIYSGAVGDDRTVPLLVNTFGWISGMGAKVLEAIAAITKTTIMLRLHSKHLNDSVAQHIYNHADLENVIKSNLEVTVDAPGHATDVSPEALVYKSIVEECGASLPWYKDESMIIDALSHSQASKLATKSALSLQEHSREEPCCNMSTWNRFKKVHQNESEIPTPNDLRWLRACALLNSAYGDAMHFPQLQMDEFFGGIRTVTFRRYIHFPKLFKLPRQYIMDVENSSFVLQINLPTGDIDEVCPFIAGSMVALCRGKCDHMLTNYISGDWEFICYVYVHYFNAENMTMLISHSQENSPSEFSDANIIVICQAVGLDITPTKACPQSKFGCTENSCNKDDTCWRQRDVSTSQFVPFRRNSLLHMINTPGAGTASGNSRKNIKRYRPDPQT; this comes from the exons ATGCAGGGTACTATGTACCATTTGAATCCTGCAGAGGTGCGACGGAGGAGAGCGACCTTCCGTTTGGATAAAGAAACGCTTGAAAGG CGTATTGACCCTGCAGTGGTAGATACAAGCGTATCTGCAGAGGTTTATACTGATATCATTGCTCTGTATCCGGGAGAATGCCTAACTCTGCATCGAGGATTCCACTTTAGGGTGCTACG CGGCGCTGTGGAGTTAAACGGTCACGTTTACTCGCCCCGGAAGACATCTTATACCAAAGTTCTTATTCCACCATGGGTTCCTCCGGAGCGAATGGTCGCTCTTTGTTCAGGGGATCATGGCAGCCCAAAATGGAAACATCGCGAATGTGCCCAATGTCTTCGTATTGTTACTGAAAACTTTATCGGTGGTGGATGTTGTTCCACTAGGTCTCGAGTCAATGAAGATGGGACACTTATGGAGAAACATTTCGGTTTCCCAAACCCAATAGGAGGCTATATTACAGACCAAACCGGTTTATATCGTGAAGCTGTGGATTATTACGACAACGAACGCAAG GCGTCAAGGAAGACCACGCTGATCTCTTTTATCAAACACACTAGTGCATTCGGGTCTATCGCAacaagctctatattcACTTATAAAGGACTAATGAAAATAATCGTGCCTCAGTT AATATATGCCGCAAGGTCGCTGTTGCAAGTTTGTACCAAGGGAGACAGACCACCGGTGCTAATGTTACATGGTGACAAAAGTGCTGGGAAGTCTACTGCAATTGCTTTTATTGTTAATTACCTTTTGAATTTCGTTAAAAcggtagcacttttggaTACCGATGTTGGTCAGCCCATATTTGGAGCGCCCGGGACTATAAGCTTGAAATTCATCGATCAGCCTATAAACGGGCAGCCACATGCATTAGTTGGTGGCAGCCGGCCAGATGTATCCTATCTCTTGGGTGATGTGAAAGTAACAAAACCCAGTATGTTGCTCCGGCACGTTTACCACTGCTTCGAGATATATTCGGGCGCCGTGGGTGACGATAGGACTGTGCCTTTATTGGTAAACACATTTGGATGGATATCTGGCATGGGTGCCAAGGTCCTTGAGGCTATTGCAGCAATAACTAAAACCACTATCATGCTGAGGCTGCATTCCAAACACTTGAATGACAGCGTTGCgcagcatatatacaatcaTGCTGATTTGGAAAATGTTATAAAATCCAACCTAGAGGTCACTGTTGACGCGCCAGGGCATGCTACAGATGTCTCGCCGGAGGCGCTGGTCTACAAATCAATAGTGGAGGAATGCGGAGCATCACTTCCGTGGTATAAGGACGAATCGATGATAATAGACGCCCTATCGCACTCACAGGCCTCGAAACTTGCTACTAAATCGGCGTTATCGCTACAGGAACACTCTAGAGAGGAGCCATGCTGTAACATGTCCACTTGGAACCGATTCAAGAAGGTACATCAGAACGAATCAGAAATACCAACCCCGAATGATTTGCGTTGGTTAAGAGCCTGTGCCTTATTAAATAGCGCCTATGGTGACGCTATGCACTTTCCACAGCTACAAATGGATGAATTCTTTGGCGGCATCAGAACAGTTACATTCAggagatatatacattttcccAAGCTATTTAAATTACCAaggcaatatataatggatGTTGAAAACAGCTCCTTTGTACTCCAAATCAACTTACCCACGGGTGACATCGATGAG GTTTGCCCATTTATTGCCGGAAGTATGGTAGCATTATGTCGTGGAAAGTGTGACCATATGCTGACAAACTATATTTCCGGGGATTGGGAATTCATCTGCTATGTATATGTACACTACTTCAACGCAGAAAATATGACG ATGCTAATATCACATTCTCAGGAGAATTCGCCATCAGAGTTTTCTGATGCCAACATTATAGTTATATG CCAAGCTGTGGGCCTAGACATCACACCAACTAAAGCGTGCCCTCAGTCCAAGTTCGGGTGTACTGAGAACAGTTGTAATAAAGATGATACCTGCTGGAGGCAACGGGACGTATCCACTTCCCAG TTTGTCCCCTTCCGGAGGAACAGTCTGCTGCACATGATAAACACTCCTGGTGCTGGTACGGCCTCTGGGAATTCGAGAAAGAATATCAAACGCTATAGACCAGATCCCCAAACTTGA
- a CDS encoding Conserved region of Rad21 / Rec8 like family protein, with translation MESITPRMDDSPMEYEADYADNVSLSSQSPLVFMKDHSDPPVVHRSVDHDLDRQETHIQETLEVRKTPLIHCVVPNGLSSELFAPLWMAVFKPRRLNKGTIDSTDIERLCIALLKAAQVDERPFLTVGYHIKGLCLIILHKLQSLYEGSTSLSRKIMAPKMNPTVRNRTKPRKNYENMDDEYEGPKRRRNSVKGTKTKKKMLAIEDYFDADNERRNGSNTDISNSDTPDKPTYADQGYIPMEQIEVLQLMNFGIGMGVGTDLAFYSASGLRHEKGISYHNFEHGMVDRQPISLEDIRQNRETINPDTFMDLESLSSPFMLNGYAFTPQTRISQEFSDVATTIASTDRSLQSDSVMISTPEFEKYDLDWDIYNDALKEMEDGVTSQDPSNDGAISAQPRTRRLRLEYTESDGKAVHLVKSRNVTKYDSKVVAKKQKSTHKIKIRQDQPTLDAYTTSPQLPPLCDKTEWFNNAVDSLVQSIIGNTLSIEDSVPAKTAAGNKDTEAPKKQKGELPTKKHDEKWLSRATRKPKDTKKLESMFGTDPLSTVGVLECYRKCVREIQDGSHQIEFSEVVRDKSKEQACQLFYRTLCLANADYISLSQQCYPGAQITVAPSRRFWEPIPHPKDAKA, from the exons atggaatccataACGCCTCGTATGGACGATTCCCCTATGGAATATGAAGCTGATTATGCCGATAATGTCAGCCTATCATCGCAATCCCCCTTGGTGTTCATGAAAGACCACAGTGACCCCCCTGTTGTACACAGGTCAGTAGATCATGACCTCGACAGGCAGGAGACTCATATACAAGAAACACTGGAAGTGCGTAAGACGCCATTGATACACTGTGTAGTACCGAATGGGCTGTCTAGTGAATTATTTGCCCCTCTGTGGATGGCGGTATTCAAACCTAGAAGGTTGAACAAAGG AACCATAGATTCAACTGATATTGAGCGCCTATGTATAGCACTGTTGAAGGCTGCACAAGTTGATGAGCGGCCGTTTCTTACTGTTGGTTACCACATAAAGGGTTTATGCCTCATCATTCTACACAAGCTGCAGTCGCTCTATGAGGGATCTACTAGTTTAAGTCGTAAAATAATGGCCCCTAAAATGAATCCAACGGTACGCAACCGGACTAAACCTCGTAAGAATTACGAAAATATGGACGATGAATACGAAGGACCTAAACGCAGGCGTAACAGTGTAAAGGGAACGAAAACCAAGAAGAAGATGCTCGCCATTGAGGATTACTTTGACGCTGATAATGAAAGAAGAAATGGAAGCAACACCGATATATC GAACAGTGATACTCCAGACAAACCAACGTATGCTGATCAGGGGTACATTCCCATGGAACAGATTGAAGTTCTACAGCTTATGAATTTTGGTATTGGCATGGGAGTGGGCACTGATTTAGCATTCTATTCAGCTAGTGGCTTAAGGCATGAGAAGGGTATAAGTTACCACAACTTTGAGCATGGCATGGTTGATAGGCAACCCATATCCCTGGAAGACATACGTCAAAACAGAGAAACAATTAACCCTGACACATTTATGGATTTGGAATCGCTAAGCTCACCATTTATGTTAAACGGTTATGCTTTCACTCCACAAACTAGGATAAGTCAAGAGTTTTCAGACGTGGCAACTACTATCGCAAGCACAGATCGCAGCCTGCAGTCCGATAGTGTTATGATTTCAACCCCGGAATTTGAAAAGTATGATCTTGATtgggatatatacaacgaTGCACTCAAAGAGATGGAGGATGGTGTGACCAGCCAAGATCCTTCCAACGACGGGGCAATATCAGCTCAACCTAGGACTCGCCGTCTACGTTTGGAATATACCGAATCTGACGGCAAGGCCGTCCACTTGGTCAAGTCGCGTAATGTGACCAAATACGACAGTAAGGTAGTTGCCAAGAAGCAGAAAAGTACACATAAAATCAAGATACGTCAGGATCAACCCACACTGGATGCGTATACAACATCGCCACAATTACCACCTTTATGTGACAAGACAGAATGGTTCAATAACGCCGTGGACTCCCTGGTACAGTCTATAATCGGCAACACACTTAGCATCGAAGATTCAGTACCGGCTAAAACTGCTGCCGGTAACAAGGATACTGAAGCACCGAAGAAACAGAAGGGTGAGTTGCCTACAAAAAAGCATGATGAAAAGTGGTTGAGTCGTGCAACAAGGAAACCAAAAGACACCAAGAAACTGGAGTCAATGTTCGGAACAGACCCATTGAGCACTGTTGGTGTTCTCGAGTGCTATCGCAAATGCGTACGTGAGATTCAGGATGGCAGCCATCAGATTGAATTTTCAGAGGTTGTACGGGACAAGTCCAAGGAGCAGGCGTGCCAGCTATTCTATCGCACATTGTGTCTGGCGAACGCCGATTACATCAGCCTTTCGCAACAGTGTTACCCAGGCGCGCAGATTACTGTCGCTCCATCCCGCCGGTTCTGGGAACCCATACCACATCCGAAGGATGCAAAAGCATGA
- a CDS encoding RNA polymerase Rpb6 family protein — translation MADAYGDDFGENFGIDEFADEEEEYDEFDDYDQQRVADVDIITDPNEYRQRVENAHRITSPYMTKYEKARIIGTRALQISLNAPITIPVDASMDTVDEGITMGFGESVDTSAAAIDPLVIAEKELYQKSVPFIIRRYLPNGSYEDWKIEELIID, via the exons ATGGCGGACGCTTACGGTGATGATTTTGGGGAGAATTTCGGCATTGACGAATTTGCCGATGAGGAGGAAGAGTACGACGAATTTGATGACTACGACCAGCAACGCGTCGCTGATGTTGACATCATTACAGATCCTAACGAATACAGGCAACGC GTAGAGAACGCGCATAGAATAACGAGTCCGTACATGACCAAATATGAGAAGGCCCGTATCATAGGTACTAGGGCACTGCAAATTAGCCTTAACGCACCGATAACAATACCTGTTGATGCTTCTATGGACACTGTTGACGAGGGTATTACCATGGGATTTGGTGAATCCGTGGATACATCGGCCGCTGCTATCGACCCCTTGGTCATCGCGGAAAAGGAGCTTTACCAGAAGTCTGTACCCTTCATCATCCGCAGGTACCTCCCTAACGGCTCTTACGAAGATTGGAAGATTGAGGAACTCATTATAGACTAG